DNA sequence from the Leguminivora glycinivorella isolate SPB_JAAS2020 chromosome 13, LegGlyc_1.1, whole genome shotgun sequence genome:
CGCCGGCTGCCGTGGAGTGCGCATCGCGTCGTCGCGCGCCGTGCCTCGCTCCGCTGCGTGTTTCTCCGCTGAAGATGAAGACACGACGAGGATGCTGCAGGCTCCGATGAATGTCTTGTCCTTGTCAGGACGATGATAAACTGTCCTTTTCAGGGCAATCCAAAAAATGCTCTTCTCAGAGCAACTTCAAAACTGTTCTTCTCAGAGCAAACTTCAATGTTTCACAATCGATAACTAACATCACTGTTCTTGTCAGAACAGTACTGTTTCAAGGACTGCACTACACATGTCAatctatgtatattatgtgtatccccacagttttattatagttttgaaggaagtttcttgttttCAACTTCCGATGCAAAACCGACGGAGTGTTATATAATAATAACTTTTAGGCTTGACAAGTCTGTCTGCCTACCTGTGCCAATGaataactattaataataaCTAAATTATGCAACTTTCCCTTTTTATCTCGCCCAATAGCATCGCGTTATCGCTGCAAGCTACGCCCCCACCCGTTATCAACAGTGGAGGTAATCTGCGCTTGCACATTCTTctgataacaaaataataataagaagcTACCTGCCAAATATCAAAGTAATTGCACTAATACTTATAAAATACCCGCGCATATATAATACTCAAAAGATATAccaaataatcgctcctaaaggaaaaaaaagtgcgtccccccctctaacttttgaaccatatgtttaaaaaatatgaaaaaaatcacaaaagtagaactttataaagaatttctaggaaaattgttttgaacttgatatttAGGTTCATTATTCTAAGTAGATATTTCCATTCAAAGTAGTATTTTGATAAAGATTCGCATGACAACTATCTCGATCAAATcccaaatatcgtcactactttgaaaaaatctagtatctcacgctgctcctcaaagttaaaacgcagtaagtctatatgcattccatacatacttactacaattttcttttcattgacagacgaagatacaagatttttaaaagtagtggcgATATGTGCCATTTTAACGTTTTGAGGTACTTATATTCtaattgttttgattttaattgTCATCTAAGGGACTATCTACACACAGGcgaggcgacgcacgtcgtaagacgcggaacggacgccagcgacgcgccgcccgagtgtaatttaaaaaaaaccgcgtcttacgacgtgcgtcgcctgagtgtgggttgccgcttatGGGTCGGTAAGGACAGGAGTTggataaattacaaaaataataaaagcatttacctgttttaaaatttttttaataGCAAGATTCACAATTAACATAcctcacataattatgtatctgGGGGCACGGGAGTGTACTGAACTGTACCCTATTATTTAGGAAACTATTACCTACCCTAAATGATTCCCTCCAAACAAACAGTCAGCTAGTTTAGTCTTAATGTTAAAATAaaccttataatatttaaataaaacaatacaagGGCCGTCCATGTCACACTATTTATATGAGCGATAGGGATGCACTGATGCGATAAATTTTATCGAACTAAATAGTGAAGAACTAAACAGGTGAAGATTTAAGAGATTgaatcaaaaaaatatgtaaatgaaACATAGTTTATTcactaaataataaaatcatccttAACTATTAACTTTACATCCTATACTAAttacaacttaaaaataaaGCGAGACGATGTCTTCTTCCGTCGCCCAAAAGTCGAACTGACTCAAGGAGACCCGTGCACCTGCAGTTGCATCTATAGTACCAAAATTGGCCACCTCAGCCAGGTTTTCATTCTTCGCACTTGCTCCACAATGCTGCAGTATACTGGAGACGGCGCAGAATCCAAAGATGAACATCCAACGCCTTCGGGGAAATGTGGTGAAAGATGTTCCTCCACACAAGCCAACGGGAAAGCATAGGACTCTTCTTGGCGTGTCTGTAGCTGGGATTGCTGGGAACCCGTGTCCGGTGCAGAAGCGCGCCGAACTAGTCGTGGCAGCACTCGCTGACATGTCGAAACCGGCACAGGCTCCTGAGATGGACTTGTCGAGACCCGCTTGCTGGGAGGACTCGGCCAGCCACAATCAGCAACTTTTCTCTTCATTGGACATGTCCTCTTAGGCTCTGTTTCCGTCGGAAAACAGTACTCCAACATTTCTACTGTggaagaaaaaaaacatgagaACAATGCTAAGTGAAAACACTAAGTTTAGTAAACTATTTCATTAGCGGGGCAACTTACTTTCAGATTCCAGGTCCTCATTGGCTTTCCGCAGTCTCTCAGCGTCCCAGTATTTGTCGCGCTTCATCGACTTTTGTAGAAGCGTCGAGACCTCCGCTAGCAGGTCCGGAACAGACAACTGAAACAAACACAAGAATTATTAGAaaatcaaaaatacaaaaaaaaataagacaacaAAAAACAAATAGACACTTACAGTACTCTGCACACCGGCCTCTTTCGCCAAATTTTCTAGAGCTTCGTTCATAGCAGCTCTTCTCTCCTTCTCATACGACGCATTGAGAGCTCGTTTTTCATACTGTAACAAATATAGAAAATCacattaagtataatatatacacatattaataaagattaaaaataaaatagtgaaAACTTACTAAAGTAAGAGAAACTCGACCTCTTCCTGCGGGTCTTCCCCGCTTACGGGGCACTGTGTTACGCGTTTGAATTATATCAGAAGAcatttttcaaagaaattgaacTATCGATTATGATCTGCAACTGAAACTGTCTGTCTGACACGTCAGAGAGAAATGTGTGCAAATTGTATTTATAGAAGCTATTTACCCCCACCACTCGTCCTCATATAGCCACGCCCCTAACTCTCAAATGTTATACCTATTCGATTTTGGGCCAATTGACACCATCGCATATATGTGTTAccatagaatatataatactacaagtacagaaggcccactgctttgatgttcacgaaatgccgcctttttaaatgcctacaaaatctaacaaagaaacgagccgcacgtgcgcagcgtcggacgatagggttgcctattgattaaaacgaattaatactcggataaaaataaatatactattatattcaagtcttgggtagataggtactttctaggtatatatacagtacctatctattatattattgtttaagtcccaacatcacaagccttattgaaattttccgtgggacttaatcaatagtaagtctgtgtaagattgtcctattttattcgtGATATCCATTTAACTAAgctttattagccattccacacgcggacatcgcatatgaaccttaagaaagactcgcgacataaagtaacaatagaaattgcgaacgtgcgttccgcggGAACGCGCGCCACTCCTGATTacttgtacttgtagcgcgacgatagaatcgcggaagtgagccgcccctggtgttACAGAAATACAGGCTAATCCCACtatcataaaaaaaagttactgaacttATTAGTTTTATGGCGAAGGTTAGGCCATATGGGTATTGTAGTAAAACTCCAGGTTGTATGTACAGAAGGGAatgaatttttatttacaaaacgcttgtttatatacaattttgaatCAAGAGAGAAAGAGATAATATTTACATGaaagaaagagatagaaaagggtatcccgcgcatgcgcgcaagGAACGGTGCGCCGGCGCGCCAGTGGCGCCTCTGCGCATGCGTGACAGATCGCGGGTcgcgaataaaataaaacctacccactactttgaaaaaatctagtatctcacgctgctcctcaaagttaaaacgcagtaagtctatatgcattccatacatacttactacaattttcttttcattgacagacgaagatacaattttttttaaaagtagtggcgATATGTGCCATTTTAACGTTTTGAGGTACTTATATTCtaattgttttgattttaattgTCATCTAAGGGACTATCTACACACAGGcgaggcgacgcacgtcgtaagacgcggaacggacgccagcgacgcgccgcccgagtgtaatttaaaaaaaaccgcgtcttacgacgtgcgtcgcctgagtgtgggttgccgcttatGGGTCGGTAAGGACAGGAGTTggataaattacaaaaataataaaagcatttacctgttttaaattttttttaatagcaagATTCACAATTAACATAcctcacataattatgtatctgGGGGCACGGGAGTGTACTGAACTGTACCCTATTATTTAGGAAACTATTACCTACCCTAAATGATTCCCTCCAAACAAACAGTCAGCTAGTTTAGTCTTAATGTTAAAATAaaccttataatatttaaataaaaccatACAAGGGCCGTCCATGTCACACTATTTATATGAGCGATAGGGATGCACTGATGCGATAAGTTTTATCGAACTAAATAGTGAAGAACTAAACAGGTGAAGATTTAAGAGATTgaatcaaaaaaatatgtaaatgaaACATAGTTTATTcactaaataataaaatcatccttAACTATTAACTTTACATCCTATACTAAttacaacttaaaaataaaGCGAGACGATGTCTTCTTCCGTCGCCCAAAAGTCGAACTGACTCAAGGAGACCCGTGCACCTGCAGTTGCATCTATAGTACCAAAATTGGCCACCTCAGCCAGGTTTTCATTCTTCGCACTTGGCTCCACAATGCTGCAGTATACTGGAGACGGCGCAGAATCCAAAGATGAACATCCAACGCCTTCGGGGAAATGTGGTGAAAGATGTTCCTCCACACAAGCCAACGGGAAAGCATAGGACTCTTCTTGGCGTGTCTGTAGCTGGGATTGCTGGGAACCCGTGTCCGGTGCAGAAGCGCGCCGAACTAGTCGTGGCAGCACTCGCTGACATGTCGAAACCGGCACAGGCTCCTGAGATGGACTTGTCGAGACCCGCTTGCTGGGAGGACTCGGCCAGCCACAATCAGCAACTTTTCTCTTCGTTGGACATGTCCTCTTAGGCTCTGTTTCCGTCGGAAAACAGTACTCCAACATTTCTACTGTggaagaaaaaaaacatgagaACAATGCTAAGTGAAAACACTAAGTTTAGTAAACTATTTCATTAGCGGGGCAACTTACTTTCAGATTCCAGGTCCTCATTGGCTTTCCGCAGTCTCTCAGCGTCCCAGTATTTGTCGCGCTTCATCGACTTTTGTAGAAGCGTCGAGACCTCCGCTAGCAGGTCCGGAACAGACAACTGAAACAAACACAAGAATTATTAGAaaatcaaaaatacaaaaaaaaataagacaacaAAAAACAAATAGACACTTACAGTACTCTGCACACCGGCCTCTTTCGCCAAATTTTCTAGAGCTTCGTTCATAGCAGCTCTTCTCTCCTTCTCATACGACGCATTGAGAGCTCGTTTTTCATACTGTAACAAATATAGAAAATCacattaagtataatatatacacatattaataaagattaaaaataaaatagtgaaAACTTACTAAAGTAAGAGAAACTCGACCTCTTCCTGCGGGTCTTCCCCGCTTACGGGGCACTGTGTTACGCGTTTGAATTATATCAGAAGAcatttttcaaagaaattgaacTATCGATTATGATCTGCAACTGAAACTGTCTGTCTGACACGTCAGAGAGAAATGTGTGCAAATTTATGATTACGATTGTATTTATAGAAGCTATTTACCCCCACCACTCGTCCTCATATAGCCACGCCCCTAACTCTCAAATGTTATACCTATTCGATTTTGGGCCAATTGACACCATCGCATATATGTGTTAccatagaatatataatactacaagtacagaaggcccactgctttgatgttcacgaaatgccgcctttttaaatgcctacaaaatctaacaaagaaacgagctgcacgtgcgcagcgtcggacgatagggttgcctattgattaaaacgaattaatactcggataaaaataaatatactattatattcaagtcttgggtagataggtactttctaggtatatatacagtacctatctattatattattgtttaagtcccaacatcacaagccttattgaaattttccgtgggacttaatcaatagtaagtctgtgtaagattgtcctattttattcgtGATATCCATTTAACTAAgctttattagccattccacacgcggacatcgcatatgaaccttaagaaagactcgcgacataaagtaacaatagaaattgcgaacgtgcgttccgcggGAACGCGCGCCACTCCTGATTacttgtacttgtagcgcgacgatagaatcgcggaagtgagccgcccctggtgttACAGAAATACAGGCTAATCCCACtatcataaaaaaagttactgaacttATTAGTTTTATGGCGAAGGTTAGGCCATTAGGGTATTGTAGTAAAACTCC
Encoded proteins:
- the LOC125232764 gene encoding uncharacterized protein LOC125232764, with protein sequence MSSDIIQTRNTVPRKRGRPAGRGRVSLTLYEKRALNASYEKERRAAMNEALENLAKEAGVQSTLSVPDLLAEVSTLLQKSMKRDKYWDAERLRKANEDLESEIEMLEYCFPTETEPKRTCPMKRKVADCGWPSPPSKRVSTSPSQEPVPVSTCQRVLPRLVRRASAPDTGSQQSQLQTRQEESYAFPLACVEEHLSPHFPEGVGCSSLDSAPSPVYCSIVEQVGRQTCQA